From Echinicola soli, a single genomic window includes:
- a CDS encoding hybrid sensor histidine kinase/response regulator transcription factor, translating to MFHKITTHDGLSHSTVYTIAQDHKGYIWIGTREGLNRYNSYGLKTYYNGQENTGGLSADRILCLKPASEQRLFIGTSEGLDRYDYQTDRVENIHYQGKPLGYIKCLFESSDALLYVCAESGLYLIDKQNKATRLSEESNTLAIAEYKTDVFWLMTSKGVYLVNKMGDVIKEYADLKPNLKTRNNFYCLFKDNQGTMWVGTQEGAFWYLPQKDKFEKVETAEEKSAVSLVRAINEDDQNRIWIGTEKGMYVYDKVSGNTEHYAQSFDQSPYALSDQSVYCILKSRENIMWMGTYFGGVNFVKLRESGFVKVVPDGGENSLSGKAVSQLTEDRQGRLWIGSEDAGVSVWDKERQHFTYFTSKNSPSSISGNNVHALQQDGEGNIWLGTFLEGLDRYDPATGKFTNYRHDPTDSSTISHNNVFSLLCDSRDNLWVGTWEGINIYDRKKDHFRKFKPQGVGERFVYDLLEDDLGKIWICTRNDGIFRYDPVTDQLEWFNKDHHDNHGLTVNKVIHVFQDSKNRLWFGTLNGGVLQWDRTAKRFSAFTKSDGLSNNNVYGILEDQQGNLWLSTNNGLTVLDPTTGQTKIYDKSNGLQDAQFNFKSSYKDKGGRMYFGTVNGMYHFHPDSINAIKTPPSIHFTELKLFNKPLEVGGADGILFSQIDEVESITLKYSQNVITFDFVATNYFSPGKNVYAYYLEGFEKDWNKPDEKHSATYTNLSPGRYTFHVKAANPDGVWSRERTILLTVAPPFWWTSWAKVIYGLLVVAAVFGYRRYLYLRHQEKMTYQLEKVEKEKMQELNQHKLNFFTYISHEFKTPLTLIIAVIDKFLDHQDHSSHQKEDFKLIKRNASRLHFLIDQLMEFRKTESDHTDLKPKWGDVILFLRDTFSAFVPLYHKKDITYHFTTDCRAFEALFDDDKLEKIVTNLVSNAIKSTPTFGEITMQAEMKASAIPGHAWLSIHVEDNGRGLPKEELDKIFMPFYQGDNPSPAEAGSGIGLALVNSLTKYLGGSIIAESTVDQGTRITVNLPLQTTSDKKQEYIKVEGNKGLLIDEDYYHLEVKADDSQKNNLEGEVTYELLIVEDNEEMRKFLASYFSRCYKVTTANDGIAALEIIGKRVPDVIISDVVMPKMGGDELCITIKNNIDTSHIPFILLTAKSTMESKIEGLEIGADAYLPKPFNLQELRLMVKNTLESRNSLKHHFLKFGSVDNYERPVNNKDHKFLNKLIEIVHQNLDDPAFNIAGFSKEAGVSRTLLHMKLKKLVNLSATEFVKAIRLKKSTNLLKAGSNVSEVAYKVGFNDPNYFSRAFKEKYGVPPSEYKGECESKDNKKGDLQAFIDNRSSPDT from the coding sequence GTGTTCCATAAGATAACTACCCATGACGGCCTTTCACACAGTACGGTATATACTATTGCCCAGGATCATAAGGGATATATATGGATAGGTACGCGTGAAGGGCTCAACAGGTACAATAGTTATGGATTGAAGACGTATTATAATGGGCAAGAGAATACAGGAGGGTTGAGCGCTGATAGGATTCTTTGTCTGAAACCTGCGAGTGAACAGCGACTTTTTATCGGAACATCAGAAGGGTTGGACCGGTATGATTATCAGACTGATAGGGTTGAAAATATCCATTATCAAGGGAAACCCCTTGGCTATATCAAATGTCTTTTCGAATCGAGTGATGCTTTGCTTTATGTCTGTGCAGAAAGCGGACTTTATCTGATTGATAAACAAAATAAGGCCACTCGATTAAGTGAGGAAAGCAATACCCTGGCAATTGCCGAATATAAAACGGATGTGTTTTGGTTGATGACCAGTAAGGGCGTCTATCTGGTGAACAAGATGGGGGATGTTATCAAGGAATATGCCGATCTCAAGCCTAATCTAAAGACAAGGAATAATTTTTACTGTCTGTTTAAGGACAACCAAGGAACGATGTGGGTGGGTACCCAAGAAGGGGCATTTTGGTATCTGCCCCAAAAAGACAAGTTCGAAAAGGTGGAAACGGCCGAAGAGAAATCAGCGGTTTCATTGGTTCGTGCAATCAATGAAGACGATCAGAACAGGATTTGGATCGGGACAGAGAAGGGTATGTACGTTTATGACAAGGTGAGCGGAAACACGGAGCATTATGCACAGTCCTTTGATCAGTCTCCCTATGCCCTAAGTGATCAGTCAGTATATTGTATTCTTAAAAGCCGGGAAAATATCATGTGGATGGGAACCTACTTTGGTGGGGTGAATTTTGTGAAGTTGCGGGAATCGGGTTTTGTCAAGGTGGTTCCTGATGGTGGAGAAAATAGTTTAAGCGGAAAAGCGGTAAGCCAGCTCACAGAGGACAGGCAGGGAAGGTTATGGATAGGCTCCGAAGATGCTGGAGTGAGCGTATGGGACAAGGAACGCCAACATTTCACCTATTTTACCAGTAAAAACAGTCCGAGCAGCATCAGTGGAAATAATGTCCATGCCCTCCAGCAAGATGGGGAAGGAAATATCTGGCTGGGGACTTTCCTGGAAGGGCTAGACAGGTACGATCCCGCCACTGGTAAATTCACAAACTATAGGCACGACCCCACCGACAGTTCCACGATCTCACATAACAATGTGTTTTCCCTCTTGTGTGATTCCAGGGACAATTTATGGGTGGGAACATGGGAAGGTATCAATATTTATGATAGAAAGAAGGATCATTTCAGAAAGTTCAAACCGCAAGGGGTGGGAGAGCGTTTTGTGTATGATTTGTTGGAGGATGACCTAGGCAAGATTTGGATCTGTACCAGAAATGATGGAATTTTCAGATATGATCCTGTTACAGACCAATTGGAATGGTTTAACAAGGATCATCATGATAACCATGGACTTACTGTAAACAAGGTCATTCATGTATTTCAAGATTCCAAAAACAGGCTTTGGTTTGGGACCCTTAATGGAGGTGTACTGCAATGGGACAGGACTGCTAAACGTTTTAGCGCCTTTACCAAAAGCGATGGATTGTCCAATAATAATGTGTATGGAATTCTGGAAGACCAGCAAGGTAACCTTTGGCTCAGTACCAATAATGGGCTGACCGTGTTGGACCCAACAACCGGTCAAACGAAGATCTATGATAAATCCAATGGGCTGCAGGATGCCCAGTTTAACTTTAAGTCAAGTTATAAGGATAAAGGTGGGAGGATGTACTTTGGTACAGTAAATGGAATGTATCATTTTCACCCAGACAGCATTAATGCTATCAAGACTCCTCCTAGCATCCATTTTACGGAACTGAAGCTATTTAACAAACCATTGGAAGTGGGAGGGGCCGACGGGATACTTTTTTCGCAGATTGACGAGGTAGAGTCGATCACCTTAAAGTACAGCCAAAATGTAATTACCTTTGATTTTGTGGCCACCAATTATTTTTCGCCAGGAAAAAATGTTTATGCCTATTATTTGGAAGGGTTTGAAAAAGATTGGAACAAGCCAGATGAAAAGCATTCAGCCACATACACCAACCTGTCCCCCGGGAGGTATACCTTCCATGTAAAGGCAGCGAATCCTGATGGTGTATGGTCCAGAGAAAGAACGATTTTACTTACCGTGGCACCGCCTTTTTGGTGGACATCTTGGGCTAAGGTCATTTATGGGTTATTGGTCGTAGCTGCCGTTTTTGGATATAGAAGGTATCTTTATCTCAGGCATCAGGAAAAAATGACCTATCAGCTGGAAAAGGTAGAAAAGGAAAAAATGCAGGAGCTCAACCAACACAAGCTCAATTTTTTCACTTATATCTCCCATGAATTCAAGACTCCCCTGACATTGATCATAGCGGTAATTGATAAATTTCTGGATCACCAGGACCATTCCAGCCATCAAAAGGAGGATTTTAAATTGATAAAGCGCAATGCTTCGCGTTTACATTTCTTAATTGACCAGTTGATGGAGTTTCGAAAAACTGAATCCGATCATACCGACCTAAAACCGAAGTGGGGAGATGTGATCTTATTTTTACGAGATACTTTTTCGGCTTTTGTACCGCTTTACCATAAAAAGGATATTACCTATCATTTTACAACTGATTGTCGGGCATTCGAGGCGCTATTTGATGATGATAAACTTGAAAAGATCGTCACTAACCTAGTGTCAAATGCAATCAAGAGCACTCCGACATTTGGTGAAATTACGATGCAAGCCGAAATGAAAGCATCAGCTATTCCTGGGCATGCCTGGCTCAGTATCCACGTGGAAGATAATGGTAGAGGCTTGCCAAAAGAGGAACTGGATAAAATATTCATGCCTTTCTATCAAGGAGATAATCCATCGCCAGCTGAAGCAGGATCAGGGATTGGACTTGCTCTGGTAAATAGCCTTACCAAATACCTCGGTGGCTCCATAATTGCAGAAAGTACCGTGGATCAGGGGACCAGGATTACCGTAAACCTTCCGCTTCAAACTACTTCAGATAAGAAACAAGAGTACATTAAAGTCGAAGGCAATAAAGGCCTCCTTATCGATGAAGACTATTACCATCTGGAAGTCAAAGCAGATGATTCACAAAAAAATAATCTTGAAGGGGAAGTGACCTATGAATTGTTGATAGTGGAAGATAATGAAGAGATGCGAAAATTTTTGGCCTCCTATTTTTCAAGATGCTATAAAGTGACCACGGCAAATGATGGTATTGCAGCGTTAGAAATTATAGGCAAACGTGTTCCAGACGTGATTATTTCCGATGTGGTCATGCCCAAAATGGGCGGGGACGAACTCTGTATCACCATTAAAAATAATATCGACACCAGTCATATTCCATTTATATTGCTCACCGCCAAATCTACTATGGAGAGTAAAATCGAAGGGTTGGAGATCGGAGCGGATGCATATTTACCCAAGCCATTTAATTTACAGGAGCTAAGACTTATGGTGAAGAACACCCTGGAGTCCCGGAATAGTCTAAAACACCATTTCCTGAAATTTGGAAGTGTGGACAATTATGAGCGTCCTGTAAACAATAAGGACCATAAATTCCTCAACAAACTGATCGAGATCGTTCATCAGAACCTGGATGATCCTGCTTTCAATATCGCGGGATTCAGTAAAGAAGCTGGTGTCAGCAGGACCCTCCTTCACATGAAACTAAAAAAACTGGTCAATCTCAGTGCCACTGAATTTGTGAAGGCCATCCGATTGAAAAAATCTACCAACTTATTAAAAGCAGGAAGCAATGTCTCGGAAGTAGCCTACAAAGTGGGCTTCAATGATCCCAACTACTTCAGCAGGGCGTTTAAAGAGAAATATGGCGTTCCTCCGTCTGAATACAAAGGAGAATGTGAGTCAAAGGATAATAAGAAGGGAGACTTGCAAGCCTTCATCGATAATCGATCATCACCAGATACATAG
- a CDS encoding VanZ family protein, with translation MNKKEYFSERLLPAIIWSLILAWLILSPGNKLPDVSKVPGMDKIGHFGLFAGLLFFWNRVWNHSHKPFSKKKFITNYLVLGIIFAILVEWLQQLAPNRAFDLLDIAANLLGSAVGTVCFYILYKKKSKLV, from the coding sequence GTGAATAAGAAGGAGTATTTTAGCGAGCGACTATTACCTGCTATCATTTGGTCTCTCATCCTGGCTTGGTTGATCCTTTCACCCGGCAACAAACTGCCGGATGTCTCAAAAGTGCCGGGCATGGACAAGATTGGCCATTTCGGTTTATTTGCAGGGCTGCTCTTCTTTTGGAACAGAGTCTGGAACCATTCCCATAAGCCTTTTAGCAAAAAGAAATTTATTACTAATTATTTAGTTTTAGGAATTATTTTTGCTATATTGGTAGAATGGTTGCAGCAACTGGCTCCTAACAGGGCATTTGACCTGTTGGATATTGCCGCAAACTTGTTGGGAAGTGCAGTCGGTACCGTTTGTTTTTATATTTTATATAAGAAGAAAAGTAAGCTTGTATAA
- a CDS encoding energy transducer TonB: MEAKKTPKADLSKKSGMFLNLGLLVSVGLTLFAFEYKTYESGELMDLGTVEDDFEELLDIPITEQPPPPPPPVEQPIIEEIPDEVEIEEKIEVNFDVEVQEETVIKEVVIADAPVQEKADEIFDVVETMPTPPGGMEGWNKYLSKNLKYPTQARRMGIEGTVYVVFVVNTDGSIQDVGILRGIGGGCDEEAMRVVRNAPKWEPGKQRGRPVRVKMRLPIRFKLS, encoded by the coding sequence ATGGAAGCTAAAAAGACACCAAAAGCTGATCTGAGCAAAAAGTCAGGAATGTTCCTGAACTTGGGGCTTCTTGTCAGCGTTGGTCTTACGCTGTTTGCTTTCGAGTACAAAACGTACGAATCAGGAGAGCTGATGGATCTAGGAACAGTGGAAGACGATTTCGAGGAATTATTGGATATTCCTATCACCGAACAACCGCCGCCACCACCACCACCAGTAGAACAGCCTATCATCGAGGAAATTCCTGATGAAGTAGAAATCGAAGAGAAAATAGAAGTAAACTTCGATGTGGAAGTGCAGGAGGAAACAGTGATCAAAGAAGTAGTGATTGCCGATGCACCTGTACAAGAGAAAGCTGACGAGATCTTTGACGTGGTAGAAACCATGCCAACTCCTCCAGGAGGAATGGAAGGCTGGAACAAATACCTAAGCAAAAACCTGAAATACCCCACCCAAGCACGAAGAATGGGAATCGAAGGAACGGTATATGTAGTATTCGTAGTAAATACGGATGGTTCTATCCAAGACGTCGGTATCCTTAGGGGCATTGGAGGTGGCTGTGATGAAGAAGCCATGCGTGTAGTAAGAAACGCACCTAAGTGGGAACCCGGTAAGCAAAGGGGACGACCGGTTAGGGTAAAAATGAGATTACCGATTCGATTCAAGCTTAGCTGA
- a CDS encoding arylsulfatase B: protein MPSKTLSGTFAALPLLVCLLWLPLAAKGQERPNIILIVADDLGFGDVGFNESTFPTPHIDDLASGGMVLNRFYVAPVCSPTRAGLMTGRYPDRFGLRETVIPPWRDFGVDTSEVFMPEILGNAGYQHRAMIGKWHLGHSRKEYHPMSRGFTHFYGHFNGAIDYFTHKREGELDWHNDYESSHDQGYATDLLADEAVSCIQKYKGDAPFFIYLAFNAPHSPLQAKKEDLIACGFDPGKPRFSHQKDYGREGRGNTKEQTYHAMVMALDRGIGKVMKALDEEGIADNTIVIFHSDNGPAPAYAGSSGGLRGHKFQEWEGGVRVPALVYWENHIKAGKRSEQVMGYIDILPTLADIVGLEVGFPNALDGRSMRTIWNGQKDTIERNFYLGCGAAVNHRWKLVLESGGNPTMNVKEDVLFDLWNDPTEAKNRSNEMGEAFQNLNSWIKAFESINPPMEVPPYHIGKEGFQAPKEWNIYDF, encoded by the coding sequence ATGCCTTCAAAAACATTGAGTGGAACTTTTGCAGCACTTCCCCTTTTAGTCTGCCTATTATGGTTACCCTTAGCTGCCAAAGGCCAAGAACGGCCCAATATCATACTGATCGTAGCCGATGATTTGGGATTTGGGGATGTGGGATTTAATGAGAGTACATTTCCCACGCCCCATATTGATGATTTAGCCAGTGGTGGGATGGTTTTGAACCGGTTCTATGTAGCGCCCGTTTGCTCACCCACTCGGGCAGGACTGATGACAGGACGGTATCCTGATCGCTTTGGATTAAGGGAAACCGTTATTCCTCCTTGGAGGGATTTTGGAGTAGATACTTCAGAGGTATTTATGCCGGAAATCCTTGGAAATGCTGGGTATCAGCATCGTGCCATGATAGGAAAATGGCATTTGGGGCATTCCAGAAAAGAATATCACCCAATGAGTCGTGGTTTTACGCATTTCTATGGCCATTTTAATGGTGCCATCGATTACTTTACCCACAAAAGAGAGGGAGAACTGGATTGGCATAATGATTATGAGAGTAGCCATGACCAAGGTTACGCTACCGATTTATTGGCCGATGAGGCGGTATCATGCATCCAGAAATATAAGGGTGATGCGCCGTTTTTCATTTACCTAGCTTTCAATGCACCCCACAGCCCGCTCCAGGCTAAAAAGGAAGATTTGATTGCTTGCGGTTTTGACCCAGGGAAGCCACGGTTTTCCCATCAGAAAGATTATGGAAGAGAAGGCAGGGGAAACACAAAGGAGCAAACGTACCATGCGATGGTGATGGCTTTGGACCGAGGGATAGGAAAGGTCATGAAAGCCCTGGACGAAGAGGGAATTGCCGACAATACCATAGTGATATTTCACAGTGATAATGGCCCTGCACCAGCATATGCTGGAAGTTCAGGTGGCCTGAGAGGTCACAAATTCCAAGAGTGGGAAGGGGGTGTACGGGTGCCTGCTTTGGTCTATTGGGAAAATCATATAAAAGCTGGGAAAAGAAGTGAGCAAGTGATGGGCTACATAGATATTTTACCTACATTGGCCGATATTGTTGGCCTTGAAGTAGGTTTTCCAAATGCACTTGATGGTAGGAGTATGCGAACCATTTGGAATGGACAGAAGGACACGATTGAAAGGAATTTTTACCTGGGGTGTGGAGCGGCAGTGAACCATAGATGGAAATTGGTTTTGGAAAGCGGTGGAAATCCAACTATGAATGTAAAGGAAGATGTATTGTTTGACCTATGGAATGATCCTACTGAAGCCAAGAACAGAAGCAATGAAATGGGGGAAGCATTTCAAAATTTGAATTCATGGATTAAGGCTTTCGAGTCGATCAATCCACCCATGGAAGTCCCCCCTTACCACATCGGCAAAGAAGGATTCCAAGCCCCCAAGGAATGGAACATTTATGATTTCTAG
- the gcvH gene encoding glycine cleavage system protein GcvH codes for MDFPKDLKYTKDHEWVKIEGDTATIGITEFAQRELGDIVYVEVETVGETIETGEVFGTVEAVKTVSDLFMPLNGEITEFNEELEGSPELVNDSPYKDGWMIKVKFEGALPDDLLSAEAYAELVGE; via the coding sequence ATGGACTTCCCTAAAGACTTAAAGTACACAAAAGACCACGAGTGGGTAAAAATCGAAGGAGACACCGCGACAATCGGCATTACTGAATTTGCCCAAAGAGAATTGGGTGACATCGTATATGTGGAAGTGGAAACCGTCGGTGAAACTATTGAGACCGGAGAAGTGTTTGGTACAGTAGAGGCCGTGAAAACCGTTTCGGATCTATTCATGCCACTAAATGGCGAAATCACTGAATTTAACGAAGAACTGGAAGGTTCTCCGGAACTGGTCAATGATTCACCTTATAAAGACGGCTGGATGATCAAAGTGAAATTTGAAGGAGCACTTCCTGACGATCTGCTTTCTGCCGAAGCTTACGCCGAACTGGTTGGTGAATAA